A section of the Rummeliibacillus pycnus genome encodes:
- a CDS encoding APC family permease, with protein MQENLNKNVGESRSDHHDSDAAQLAALGYESEFRRDMSPWANFSLGFTYLSPVVGVYTLFAYALAQGGPPMIWSLVICGFGQLLVALVFSEIVAQFPVAGGVYPWARRLWGRKWAWMTGWVYLMALLVTIASVVYGAGPFIAQVLGFESSVNSTILCAIGLLVVSTIINFLGTKVLAAAAVIGFAAEIIGALVVGFWLIITERHHNLGVFFDSFGAQGSHSFFYAFAAAGLIGAFLYYGFEACGDVAEEVPNPGVLIPKAMRRTIYIGGAAATFVCLSLVLSVADIPAVISGKDVAPVDTLLNKAFGTVGAKIVLCIVLISFLSCAISLQAAASRLAYSYGRDDMIIGSQLLKKFSVARHIPPYALLLAAIVPAIIVLGSKVSTDALTKVVSFASFGIYLGFQMVVLAALRARLKGWKPSGKYQLGKWGLPINIGALLYGIIAMINMCWPRTPDVAWYDNYIVIVSGVVVIVIGLVYMMIHRSYGHSNMPYNDAIPKNVQNDDRNDISA; from the coding sequence ATGCAAGAAAATCTGAACAAAAATGTCGGTGAATCTAGATCGGACCATCATGATAGTGATGCTGCACAACTGGCTGCACTTGGATATGAATCTGAATTTCGACGCGACATGAGCCCATGGGCAAACTTTTCGCTGGGGTTCACATACCTCTCACCGGTAGTAGGGGTGTACACACTATTTGCTTACGCGCTTGCGCAAGGTGGCCCACCGATGATTTGGAGTCTTGTCATCTGTGGATTCGGACAACTCCTAGTGGCACTTGTCTTTAGTGAAATTGTTGCGCAATTCCCCGTAGCAGGAGGAGTCTATCCTTGGGCCCGAAGATTATGGGGACGTAAGTGGGCATGGATGACTGGTTGGGTCTACTTAATGGCTTTGCTAGTGACGATTGCCAGCGTTGTATACGGAGCTGGACCTTTTATAGCGCAGGTTTTGGGTTTTGAATCATCGGTGAATTCGACGATCCTTTGTGCAATAGGCTTGCTTGTAGTATCAACAATTATCAATTTTCTTGGCACAAAGGTTCTTGCAGCTGCAGCAGTAATTGGTTTTGCAGCAGAGATTATTGGTGCACTTGTAGTAGGATTTTGGTTAATTATTACAGAACGACATCATAATCTTGGTGTGTTCTTTGATTCTTTTGGTGCTCAAGGTAGTCATAGTTTCTTTTATGCATTTGCAGCAGCTGGATTAATTGGTGCATTTTTATATTATGGGTTCGAAGCTTGTGGCGATGTTGCTGAAGAGGTACCCAATCCAGGCGTTTTGATCCCAAAGGCAATGCGACGAACAATTTACATTGGTGGAGCTGCAGCAACTTTTGTTTGCCTTTCTTTAGTACTTTCTGTTGCTGATATTCCGGCAGTTATTTCTGGAAAGGACGTAGCACCAGTTGATACACTACTAAACAAGGCATTCGGTACGGTTGGCGCGAAGATTGTACTGTGTATTGTGTTGATTTCTTTCCTTTCATGTGCAATTAGTTTACAAGCGGCTGCAAGTAGACTTGCTTATTCGTATGGACGTGACGATATGATAATAGGAAGCCAATTGTTAAAGAAATTTTCGGTTGCCCGTCACATTCCACCTTATGCGTTACTTCTTGCAGCTATTGTTCCAGCAATCATTGTGTTGGGATCAAAAGTGTCTACAGATGCGCTTACAAAGGTAGTTAGTTTTGCATCATTTGGCATTTATCTTGGATTCCAAATGGTTGTTCTTGCTGCACTTCGAGCTAGACTAAAAGGGTGGAAACCAAGTGGTAAGTATCAATTAGGCAAGTGGGGGCTACCTATCAATATTGGTGCACTCCTTTACGGAATAATCGCAATGATCAACATGTGTTGGCCAAGAACACCAGATGTAGCTTGGTATGATAATTACATCGTAATTGTTTCAGGAGTTGTAGTAATTGTTATTGGTTTAGTATATATGATGATTCATCGTAGCTATGGACATAGTAATATGCCATATAATGATGCCATACCGAAAAATGTACAAAATGACGATCGCAATGACATATCAGCATAA